One region of Camelina sativa cultivar DH55 chromosome 6, Cs, whole genome shotgun sequence genomic DNA includes:
- the LOC104790493 gene encoding extensin-2 isoform X6 yields the protein MRSSSKMGPSAHLISALGVIIMATMVAAYEPYTYSSPPPPYSTPSPKVEYNSPPPPYVDYKSPPPVYSSPPPSPYYSPSPKVEYKSPPPPYVYSSPPPPYYSPSPKVDYKSPPPPYVYSSPPPPYYSPSPKVDYKSSPPPYVYSSPPPPYYSPSPMVDYKSPPPPYVYSSPPPPYYSPSPMVDYKSPPPPYVYSSPPPPYYSPSPKVDYKSPPPPYVYSSPPPPYYSPAPKVDYKSPPPPYVYSSPPPPYYSPSPKVDYKSPPPPYVYSSPPPPYYSPSPKVDYKSPPPPYVYSSPPPPYYSPSPKVDYKSPPPPYVYSSPPPPYYSPAPKVDYKSPPPPYDYSSPPPPYYSPAPKVDYKSPPPPYVYSSPPPPYYSPSPKVDYKSPPPPYVYSSPPPPYYSPAPKVDYKSPPPPYVYSSPPPPYYSPSPKVVYKSPPPPYVYSSPPPQYYSPSPKVVYKSPPPPYVYSSPPPPYYSPSPKVVYKSPPPPYVYSSPPPPYYAPSPKVVYKSPPPPYVYNSPPPPYYSPAPKVVYKSPPPPYVYSSPPPPYYSPSPKVVYKSPPPPYVYSSPPPPYYSPSPKVHYKYPPPPYVYSSPPRPYYSPSPKVVYKSPPHPHVCVCPPPPPCYSPSPKVVYKSPPPPYVYSSPPPPYYSPSPKVVYKSPPPPYVYSSPPPPYYSPSPKVEYNSPPPPSYSPSPKTEY from the exons atgagatcttCCTCTAAGATGGGGCCTTCTGCCCATCTCATTTCCGCTCTAGGAGTTATCATCATGGCAACAATGGTTGCTGCTTATGAGCCATACACAtacagttctccaccaccaccatattcTACACCATCTCCGAAGGTTGAATACAACTCTCCCCCACCACCATAC GTTGACTATAAATCTCCACCACCTGTatacagttccccaccaccatCGCCATATTACTCTCCATCCCCAAAGGTTGAgtacaagtctcctcctccaccatatgtctacagctctccaccaccaccatactactctccatcccctaaggtagactacaagtctcctccaccaccgtatgtttacagctccccaccgccaccatactactctccatcccctaaggtagactacaagtcttctccaccaccgtatgtttacagctccccaccaccaccatactactctccatcccccatggtagactacaagtctcctcccCCACCGTATGtttacagctccccaccaccaccatactactctccatcccccatggtagactacaagtctcctcccCCACCGTATGtttacagctccccaccaccaccatactactcaccgtctcctaaggtagactacaagtctcctcctccaccatatgtttacagctccccaccaccaccatactactctccagcccctaaggttgactacaagtctcctcctccaccatatgtctacagctccccaccaccacccTACTACTCTCCATCTCCTAAGGttgactacaagtctcctccaccaccatatgtgtacagttctccaccaccaccatactactctccatcccctaaggttgactacaagtctcctcctccaccatatgtctacagctccccaccaccacccTACTACTCTCCATCTCCTAAGGttgactacaagtctcctccaccaccatatgtgtacagttctccaccaccaccatactactcaccAGCCCCTAAG gttgactacaagtctcctcctccaccatatgactacagctctccaccaccaccatactactctccagcccctaaggttgactacaagtctcctccaccaccatatgtttacagttccccaccaccaccatattactctccatcccctaaggtagactacaagtctcctccaccaccatatgtctacagctctccaccaccaccatactactctccagcccctaaggttgactacaagtctcctcctccaccatatgtttacagttctccaccaccaccatactactctccatcccctaaggtagtctacaagtctcctccaccaccatatgtttacAGCTCCCCACCTCCACAatactactctccatcccctaaggttgtatacaagtctcctcctccaccatatgtctacagctctccaccaccaccatactactctccatcccctaaggtagtctacaagtctcctccaccaccatatgtttacagttccccaccaccaccgtacTACGCTCCATCCCCAAAGGTTGTATACAAGTCTCCCCCTCCACCATATGTCTACaactctccaccaccaccatactactctcccgCCCCAAAGGTTGtatacaagtctcctcctcctccctaCGTCTACAGTTCTCCCCCACCACCATACTATTCTCCATCCCCTAAGGTTGTATACAAGTCTCCACCTCCACCATATGTCTAcagctctccaccaccaccatactattCTCCATCCCCTAAGGTGCACTACAAGTATCCTCCACCACCGTATGtttacagctccccaccacGACCATACTATTCTCCATCCCCTAAGGTTGTATACAAATCTCCACCACATCCTCATGTTTGTGTGtgtccaccacctcctccatgtTATTCTCCATCTCCAAAG gtagtatacaagtctcctcctccaccatatgtctacagctctccaccaccaccatactactctccatcccctaaggtagtatacaagtctcctcctccaccatatgtctacagctctccaccaccaccatactactctccatccccTAAGGTTGAATACAA TTCCCCACCCCCACCATCATACTCACCTTCTCCAAAAACTGAGTACTAA
- the LOC104790493 gene encoding extensin-2 isoform X5, with product MRSSSKMGPSAHLISALGVIIMATMVAAYEPYTYSSPPPPYSTPSPKVEYNSPPPPYVDYKSPPPVYSSPPPSPYYSPSPKVEYKSPPPPYVYSSPPPPYYSPSPKVDYKSPPPPYVYSSPPPPYYSPSPKVDYKSSPPPYVYSSPPPPYYSPSPMVDYKSPPPPYVYSSPPPPYYSPSPMVDYKSPPPPYVYSSPPPPYYSPSPKVDYKSPPPPYVYSSPPPPYYSPAPKVDYKSPPPPYVYSSPPPPYYSPSPKVDYKSPPPPYVYSSPPPPYYSPSPKVDYKSPPPPYVYSSPPPPYYSPSPKVDYKSPPPPYVYSSPPPPYYSPAPKVDYKSPPPPYDYSSPPPPYYSPAPKVDYKSPPPPYDYSSPPPPYYSPAPKVDYKSPPPPYVYSSPPPPYYSPSPKVDYKSPPPPYVYSSPPPPYYSPAPKVDYKSPPPPYVYSSPPPPYYSPSPKVVYKSPPPPYVYSSPPPQYYSPSPKVVYKSPPPPYVYSSPPPPYYSPSPKVVYKSPPPPYVYSSPPPPYYAPSPKVVYKSPPPPYVYNSPPPPYYSPAPKVVYKSPPPPYVYSSPPPPYYSPSPKVVYKSPPPPYVYSSPPPPYYSPSPKVHYKYPPPPYVYSSPPRPYYSPSPKVVYKSPPHPHVCVCPPPPPCYSPSPKVVYKSPPPPYVYSSPPPPYYSPSPKVVYKSPPPPYVYSSPPPPYYSPSPKVEYNSPPPPSYSPSPKTEY from the exons atgagatcttCCTCTAAGATGGGGCCTTCTGCCCATCTCATTTCCGCTCTAGGAGTTATCATCATGGCAACAATGGTTGCTGCTTATGAGCCATACACAtacagttctccaccaccaccatattcTACACCATCTCCGAAGGTTGAATACAACTCTCCCCCACCACCATAC GTTGACTATAAATCTCCACCACCTGTatacagttccccaccaccatCGCCATATTACTCTCCATCCCCAAAGGTTGAgtacaagtctcctcctccaccatatgtctacagctctccaccaccaccatactactctccatcccctaaggtagactacaagtctcctccaccaccgtatgtttacagctccccaccgccaccatactactctccatcccctaaggtagactacaagtcttctccaccaccgtatgtttacagctccccaccaccaccatactactctccatcccccatggtagactacaagtctcctcccCCACCGTATGtttacagctccccaccaccaccatactactctccatcccccatggtagactacaagtctcctcccCCACCGTATGtttacagctccccaccaccaccatactactcaccgtctcctaaggtagactacaagtctcctcctccaccatatgtttacagctccccaccaccaccatactactctccagcccctaaggttgactacaagtctcctcctccaccatatgtctacagctccccaccaccacccTACTACTCTCCATCTCCTAAGGttgactacaagtctcctccaccaccatatgtgtacagttctccaccaccaccatactactctccatcccctaaggttgactacaagtctcctcctccaccatatgtctacagctccccaccaccacccTACTACTCTCCATCTCCTAAGGttgactacaagtctcctccaccaccatatgtgtacagttctccaccaccaccatactactcaccAGCCCCTAAG gttgactacaagtctcctcctccaccatatgactacagctctccaccaccaccatactactctccagcccctaaggttgactacaagtctcctcctccaccatatgactacagctctccaccaccaccatactactctccagcccctaaggttgactacaagtctcctccaccaccatatgtttacagttccccaccaccaccatattactctccatcccctaaggtagactacaagtctcctccaccaccatatgtctacagctctccaccaccaccatactactctccagcccctaaggttgactacaagtctcctcctccaccatatgtttacagttctccaccaccaccatactactctccatcccctaaggtagtctacaagtctcctccaccaccatatgtttacAGCTCCCCACCTCCACAatactactctccatcccctaaggttgtatacaagtctcctcctccaccatatgtctacagctctccaccaccaccatactactctccatcccctaaggtagtctacaagtctcctccaccaccatatgtttacagttccccaccaccaccgtacTACGCTCCATCCCCAAAGGTTGTATACAAGTCTCCCCCTCCACCATATGTCTACaactctccaccaccaccatactactctcccgCCCCAAAGGTTGtatacaagtctcctcctcctccctaCGTCTACAGTTCTCCCCCACCACCATACTATTCTCCATCCCCTAAGGTTGTATACAAGTCTCCACCTCCACCATATGTCTAcagctctccaccaccaccatactattCTCCATCCCCTAAGGTGCACTACAAGTATCCTCCACCACCGTATGtttacagctccccaccacGACCATACTATTCTCCATCCCCTAAGGTTGTATACAAATCTCCACCACATCCTCATGTTTGTGTGtgtccaccacctcctccatgtTATTCTCCATCTCCAAAG gtagtatacaagtctcctcctccaccatatgtctacagctctccaccaccaccatactactctccatcccctaaggtagtatacaagtctcctcctccaccatatgtctacagctctccaccaccaccatactactctccatccccTAAGGTTGAATACAA TTCCCCACCCCCACCATCATACTCACCTTCTCCAAAAACTGAGTACTAA
- the LOC104790493 gene encoding extensin-2 isoform X3, producing the protein MRSSSKMGPSAHLISALGVIIMATMVAAYEPYTYSSPPPPYSTPSPKVEYKSPPPPYVYSSPPPPYYSPSPKVDYKSPPPPYVYSSPPPPYYSPSPKVDYKSSPPPYVYSSPPPPYYSPSPMVDYKSPPPPYVYSSPPPPYYSPSPMVDYKSPPPPYVYSSPPPPYYSPSPKVDYKSPPPPYVYSSPPPPYYSPAPKVDYKSPPPPYVYSSPPPPYYSPSPKVDYKSPPPPYVYSSPPPPYYSPSPKVDYKSPPPPYVYSSPPPPYYSPSPKVDYKSPPPPYVYSSPPPPYYSPAPKVVYKSPPPPYVYSSPPPQYYSPSPKVVYKSPPPPYVYSSPPPPYYSPAPKVDYKSPPPPYDYSSPPPPYYSPAPKVDYKSPPPPYDYSSPPPPYYSPAPKVDYKSPPPPYDYSSPPPPYYSPAPKVDYKSPPPPYVYSSPPPPYYSPSPKVDYKSPPPPYVYSSPPPPYYSPAPKVDYKSPPPPYVYSSPPPPYYSPSPKVVYKSPPPPYVYSSPPPQYYSPSPKVVYKSPPPPYVYSSPPPPYYSPSPKVVYKSPPPPYVYSSPPPPYYAPSPKVVYKSPPPPYVYNSPPPPYYSPAPKVVYKSPPPPYVYSSPPPPYYSPSPKVVYKSPPPPYVYSSPPPPYYSPSPKAIYKSPPPPYVYSSPPPPYHSPSPKVVYKSSPPPYVYSSPPPPYYSPSPKVVYKSPPPPYVYSSPPPPYYSPSPKVDYKSPPPPYVYSSPPPPYYSPAPKVVYKSPPPPYVYSSPPLPYYSPSPKVVYKSPPPPYVYSSPPPPYYSPSPKVVYKSPPPPYVYSSPPPPYYSPSPKVEYKSPPTPYVYSSPPPPYYSPSPKVDYKSPPPPYVYSSPPPPYYSPSPKVDYKSPPPPYVYSSPPPPSYSPSPKTEY; encoded by the exons atgagatcttCCTCTAAGATGGGGCCTTCTGCCCATCTCATTTCCGCTCTAGGAGTTATCATCATGGCAACAATGGTTGCTGCTTATGAGCCATACACAtacagttctccaccaccaccatattcTACACCATCTCCGAAG GTTGAgtacaagtctcctcctccaccatatgtctacagctctccaccaccaccatactactctccatcccctaaggtagactacaagtctcctccaccaccgtatgtttacagctccccaccgccaccatactactctccatcccctaaggtagactacaagtcttctccaccaccgtatgtttacagctccccaccaccaccatactactctccatcccccatggtagactacaagtctcctcccCCACCGTATGtttacagctccccaccaccaccatactactctccatcccccatggtagactacaagtctcctcccCCACCGTATGtttacagctccccaccaccaccatactactcaccgtctcctaaggtagactacaagtctcctcctccaccatatgtttacagctccccaccaccaccatactactctccagcccctaaggttgactacaagtctcctcctccaccatatgtctacagctccccaccaccacccTACTACTCTCCATCTCCTAAGGttgactacaagtctcctccaccaccatatgtgtacagttctccaccaccaccatactactctccatcccctaaggttgactacaagtctcctcctccaccatatgtctacagctccccaccaccacccTACTACTCTCCATCTCCTAAGGttgactacaagtctcctccaccaccatatgtgtacagttctccaccaccaccatactactcaccAGCCCCTAAGGTAgtctacaagtctcctccaccaccatatgtttacagctccccaccaccacaatactactctccatcccctaaggttgtatacaagtctcctccaccaccatatgtctacagctctccaccaccaccatactactctccagcccctaag gttgactacaagtctcctcctccaccatatgactacagctctccaccaccaccatactactctccagcccctaaggttgactacaagtctcctcctccaccatatgactacagctctccaccaccaccatactactctccagcccctaaggttgactacaagtctcctcctccaccatatgactacagctctccaccaccaccatactactctccagcccctaaggttgactacaagtctcctccaccaccatatgtttacagttccccaccaccaccatattactctccatcccctaaggtagactacaagtctcctccaccaccatatgtctacagctctccaccaccaccatactactctccagcccctaaggttgactacaagtctcctcctccaccatatgtttacagttctccaccaccaccatactactctccatcccctaaggtagtctacaagtctcctccaccaccatatgtttacAGCTCCCCACCTCCACAatactactctccatcccctaaggttgtatacaagtctcctcctccaccatatgtctacagctctccaccaccaccatactactctccatcccctaaggtagtctacaagtctcctccaccaccatatgtttacagttccccaccaccaccgtacTACGCTCCATCCCCAAAGGTTGTATACAAGTCTCCCCCTCCACCATATGTCTACaactctccaccaccaccatactactctcccgCCCCAAAGGTTGtatacaagtctcctcctcctccctaCGTCTACAGTTCTCCCCCACCACCATACTATTCTCCATCCCCTAAGGTTGTATACAAGTCTCCACCTCCACCATATGTCTAcagctctccaccaccaccatactattCTCCATCCCCTAAG GCTAtatacaagtctcctccacccccatatgtttacagttctccaccaccaccataccaCTCTCCATCCCCTAAGGTTGTATACAAGTCTTCTCCTCCACCGTATGTCtacagttctccaccaccaccatattaTTCTCCATCCCCCAAGGTAGtatacaagtctcctcctccaccatatgtttacagttctccaccaccaccatactactctccatcccctaaggttgactacaagtctcctcctccaccatatgtttacagctctccaccaccaccatactactcaccAGCCCCTAAGGTAgtctacaagtctcctccaccaccatatgtttacagctccccaccactaccatactactctccatcccctaaggtagtatacaagtctcctcctccaccatatgtctacagctctccaccaccaccatactactctccatcccctaaggtagtatacaagtctcctcctccaccatatgtctacagctctccaccaccaccatactactctccatccccTAAGGTTGAATACAAGTCCCCTCCTACCCCATATGTCTACagttcaccaccaccaccatactactctccatcccctaaggtagactacaagtctcctcctcccCCGTATGTCtacagttctccaccaccaccatactactctccttcccctaaggtagactacaagtctcctccaccaccatatgtttacAGTTCCCCACCCCCACCATCATACTCACCTTCTCCAAAAACTGAGTACTAA
- the LOC104790493 gene encoding extensin-2 isoform X2: MRSSSKMGPSAHLISALGVIIMATMVAAYEPYTYSSPPPPYSTPSPKVEYKSPPPPYVYSSPPPPYYSPSPKVDYKSPPPPYVYSSPPPPYYSPSPKVDYKSSPPPYVYSSPPPPYYSPSPMVDYKSPPPPYVYSSPPPPYYSPSPMVDYKSPPPPYVYSSPPPPYYSPSPKVDYKSPPPPYVYSSPPPPYYSPAPKVDYKSPPPPYVYSSPPPPYYSPSPKVDYKSPPPPYVYSSPPPPYYSPSPKVDYKSPPPPYVYSSPPPPYYSPSPKVDYKSPPPPYVYSSPPPPYYSPAPKVVYKSPPPPYVYSSPPPQYYSPSPKVVYKSPPPPYVYSSPPPPYYSPAPKVDYKSPPPPYDYSSPPPPYYSPAPKVDYKSPPPPYDYSSPPPPYYSPAPKVDYKSPPPPYDYSSPPPPYYSPAPKVDYKSPPPPYDYSSPPPPYYSPAPKVDYKSPPPPYVYSSPPPPYYSPSPKVDYKSPPPPYVYSSPPPPYYSPAPKVDYKSPPPPYVYSSPPPPYYSPSPKVVYKSPPPPYVYSSPPPQYYSPSPKVVYKSPPPPYVYSSPPPPYYSPSPKVVYKSPPPPYVYSSPPPPYYAPSPKVVYKSPPPPYVYNSPPPPYYSPAPKVVYKSPPPPYVYSSPPPPYYSPSPKVVYKSPPPPYVYSSPPPPYYSPSPKAIYKSPPPPYVYSSPPPPYHSPSPKVVYKSSPPPYVYSSPPPPYYSPSPKVVYKSPPPPYVYSSPPPPYYSPSPKVDYKSPPPPYVYSSPPPPYYSPAPKVVYKSPPPPYVYSSPPLPYYSPSPKVVYKSPPPPYVYSSPPPPYYSPSPKVVYKSPPPPYVYSSPPPPYYSPSPKVEYKSPPTPYVYSSPPPPYYSPSPKVDYKSPPPPYVYSSPPPPYYSPSPKVDYKSPPPPYVYSSPPPPSYSPSPKTEY, translated from the exons atgagatcttCCTCTAAGATGGGGCCTTCTGCCCATCTCATTTCCGCTCTAGGAGTTATCATCATGGCAACAATGGTTGCTGCTTATGAGCCATACACAtacagttctccaccaccaccatattcTACACCATCTCCGAAG GTTGAgtacaagtctcctcctccaccatatgtctacagctctccaccaccaccatactactctccatcccctaaggtagactacaagtctcctccaccaccgtatgtttacagctccccaccgccaccatactactctccatcccctaaggtagactacaagtcttctccaccaccgtatgtttacagctccccaccaccaccatactactctccatcccccatggtagactacaagtctcctcccCCACCGTATGtttacagctccccaccaccaccatactactctccatcccccatggtagactacaagtctcctcccCCACCGTATGtttacagctccccaccaccaccatactactcaccgtctcctaaggtagactacaagtctcctcctccaccatatgtttacagctccccaccaccaccatactactctccagcccctaaggttgactacaagtctcctcctccaccatatgtctacagctccccaccaccacccTACTACTCTCCATCTCCTAAGGttgactacaagtctcctccaccaccatatgtgtacagttctccaccaccaccatactactctccatcccctaaggttgactacaagtctcctcctccaccatatgtctacagctccccaccaccacccTACTACTCTCCATCTCCTAAGGttgactacaagtctcctccaccaccatatgtgtacagttctccaccaccaccatactactcaccAGCCCCTAAGGTAgtctacaagtctcctccaccaccatatgtttacagctccccaccaccacaatactactctccatcccctaaggttgtatacaagtctcctccaccaccatatgtctacagctctccaccaccaccatactactctccagcccctaag gttgactacaagtctcctcctccaccatatgactacagctctccaccaccaccatactactctccagcccctaaggttgactacaagtctcctcctccaccatatgactacagctctccaccaccaccatactactctccagcccctaaggttgactacaagtctcctcctccaccatatgactacagctctccaccaccaccatactactctccagcccctaaggttgactacaagtctcctcctccaccatatgactacagctctccaccaccaccatactactctccagcccctaaggttgactacaagtctcctccaccaccatatgtttacagttccccaccaccaccatattactctccatcccctaaggtagactacaagtctcctccaccaccatatgtctacagctctccaccaccaccatactactctccagcccctaaggttgactacaagtctcctcctccaccatatgtttacagttctccaccaccaccatactactctccatcccctaaggtagtctacaagtctcctccaccaccatatgtttacAGCTCCCCACCTCCACAatactactctccatcccctaaggttgtatacaagtctcctcctccaccatatgtctacagctctccaccaccaccatactactctccatcccctaaggtagtctacaagtctcctccaccaccatatgtttacagttccccaccaccaccgtacTACGCTCCATCCCCAAAGGTTGTATACAAGTCTCCCCCTCCACCATATGTCTACaactctccaccaccaccatactactctcccgCCCCAAAGGTTGtatacaagtctcctcctcctccctaCGTCTACAGTTCTCCCCCACCACCATACTATTCTCCATCCCCTAAGGTTGTATACAAGTCTCCACCTCCACCATATGTCTAcagctctccaccaccaccatactattCTCCATCCCCTAAG GCTAtatacaagtctcctccacccccatatgtttacagttctccaccaccaccataccaCTCTCCATCCCCTAAGGTTGTATACAAGTCTTCTCCTCCACCGTATGTCtacagttctccaccaccaccatattaTTCTCCATCCCCCAAGGTAGtatacaagtctcctcctccaccatatgtttacagttctccaccaccaccatactactctccatcccctaaggttgactacaagtctcctcctccaccatatgtttacagctctccaccaccaccatactactcaccAGCCCCTAAGGTAgtctacaagtctcctccaccaccatatgtttacagctccccaccactaccatactactctccatcccctaaggtagtatacaagtctcctcctccaccatatgtctacagctctccaccaccaccatactactctccatcccctaaggtagtatacaagtctcctcctccaccatatgtctacagctctccaccaccaccatactactctccatccccTAAGGTTGAATACAAGTCCCCTCCTACCCCATATGTCTACagttcaccaccaccaccatactactctccatcccctaaggtagactacaagtctcctcctcccCCGTATGTCtacagttctccaccaccaccatactactctccttcccctaaggtagactacaagtctcctccaccaccatatgtttacAGTTCCCCACCCCCACCATCATACTCACCTTCTCCAAAAACTGAGTACTAA